The Thioalkalivibrio thiocyanodenitrificans ARhD 1 genome window below encodes:
- a CDS encoding efflux RND transporter permease subunit gives MTLPELSISRHVLAYMMSAVLVLFGLISMDRLGVDRFPSIDFPVVSVTTVLTGANPDVVDASMTSIIESSVNSVPGIDSVQSSSSPGVSVVAITFNLNKDIDVAFNEVQAKVNQVLRQLPADADPPVVAKVETDASPIMWIALQGDRTQQQLNQYARNVVRKSLETIDGVGEVRLGGRRDRTIRVNLYPEQLSSLDLTVQDIMEAFEREHFQLPGGFLVGERTERLIKLDLEYHNPRDLERLVIEHRGGTTIRLRDVATVEDDLEDFRRLARFNSEPTVGLGIVKVPGSNTIAIVNEVKKRLAEEIEPQLPPGMHLSIASDHSVFILDMIYALLDKIVLGTLLAALVVLIFLKNFRATIIIATAIPVSLLGAVAAMYFFGYTFNSMTLLALLLLIGVVVDDAIVVLENIYRHRETIEPDPIQGALLGTNQVVFAILATTLSLVAIFAPVVFMGGIIGRFFESFAVVVAVGVLISYFVAVTLTPMLCSRFLRVSPSHGQLYNLFERGFQVMDKTYRRLLDAALGHRLITLLMAALIVLSSGWFFANIGKTFVPEEDESRFMVLLRTPLGSGIEYTDSRLRMVEEILAAEPTVRTYFSAIGLGDRGQVNQALAFVRMKPTGERDERQQEVVARMNEKIARIPGVRGFAGPVPFIGGQRGEPLQFVVRGPDINQVAEHARRIRDRLTEEHPEVGRMDLDLQLDLPQLVLNVDRERTASLGLSTRDVAMAANVLAGGVDVAKYNDEPGDGERYDVRLKAAEGRLEQPLDMRRIFLRNETNDMVRLDTVARFDEALGPAVISRFNLQYAANFYATPEIPLADAVDTVERVAGEELPLGYTVRMLGEAEEFEKTAGYITFVFVVATVLVFMVLASQFNSFIQPLIIMVAQPLAIIGGLVALWATGNTLNIYSMIGMVLLVGLVAKNSILLVDLTNQLREQGKGVDEALREACPIRMRPVVMTSLTLILALSPAATGAGAGSDTVGPLAVAVIGGMISSTLLALVVVPVVYSLIENWLERRQFSTVQA, from the coding sequence ATGACGCTGCCTGAACTATCGATCAGCCGCCACGTCCTGGCGTACATGATGAGCGCCGTGCTGGTGCTCTTCGGTCTCATCTCCATGGACCGGCTCGGCGTGGACCGTTTCCCGTCCATCGATTTCCCGGTGGTGTCGGTGACGACCGTGCTCACCGGCGCCAACCCGGACGTGGTGGACGCGTCCATGACCAGCATCATCGAGTCTTCGGTCAACAGCGTGCCGGGTATCGACTCGGTGCAGTCGTCCTCCTCGCCCGGCGTGTCGGTGGTGGCCATCACCTTCAACCTCAACAAGGACATCGATGTGGCCTTCAACGAGGTCCAGGCCAAGGTGAACCAGGTGCTGCGCCAGCTACCGGCCGACGCCGACCCCCCGGTGGTGGCCAAGGTGGAGACCGACGCCTCCCCCATCATGTGGATCGCGCTGCAGGGTGACCGCACCCAGCAGCAGCTCAACCAGTACGCCCGCAACGTGGTACGCAAGTCCCTGGAAACCATCGACGGCGTGGGCGAGGTGCGCCTGGGCGGACGGCGCGACCGCACCATCCGGGTGAATCTGTACCCGGAGCAGCTCTCGTCCCTGGACCTCACGGTGCAGGACATCATGGAGGCCTTCGAGCGCGAACACTTCCAGCTTCCCGGCGGCTTCCTGGTGGGTGAACGCACCGAGCGGCTCATCAAGCTGGATCTCGAGTATCACAATCCCCGTGACCTGGAACGCCTGGTGATCGAACACCGTGGCGGCACCACCATCCGGCTGCGGGACGTGGCCACCGTGGAGGACGATCTCGAGGACTTCCGGCGCCTTGCCCGCTTCAACAGCGAACCCACCGTGGGGCTCGGCATCGTCAAGGTGCCGGGCAGCAACACCATCGCCATCGTCAACGAGGTGAAGAAGCGACTGGCCGAGGAGATCGAGCCTCAGCTCCCGCCGGGCATGCATCTTTCCATCGCCTCGGACCACTCGGTGTTCATCCTGGACATGATCTACGCCCTGCTGGACAAGATCGTGCTCGGCACCCTGCTGGCGGCGCTGGTGGTGCTCATCTTCCTGAAGAACTTCCGGGCCACGATCATCATCGCCACTGCCATTCCGGTGTCGCTGCTGGGCGCCGTGGCGGCCATGTACTTCTTCGGCTACACATTCAACTCCATGACCCTGCTGGCGCTGCTGCTGCTCATCGGCGTAGTGGTGGACGATGCCATCGTGGTGCTGGAGAACATCTACCGCCATCGGGAGACCATCGAGCCCGATCCGATCCAGGGCGCCCTGCTGGGCACCAACCAGGTGGTGTTCGCCATCCTCGCCACCACGCTTTCCCTGGTCGCCATCTTCGCGCCCGTGGTGTTCATGGGCGGCATCATCGGCCGCTTCTTCGAATCGTTTGCCGTGGTGGTGGCGGTGGGCGTGCTGATCTCCTACTTCGTCGCGGTGACCCTGACCCCCATGCTGTGCTCCCGATTCCTGCGGGTCAGTCCGTCACACGGCCAGCTCTACAACCTGTTCGAGCGCGGCTTCCAGGTGATGGACAAGACCTATCGCCGGCTGCTCGACGCGGCCCTGGGCCATCGCCTGATCACCCTGCTGATGGCGGCACTGATCGTGCTCTCCAGCGGGTGGTTCTTCGCCAACATCGGCAAGACCTTCGTGCCCGAGGAGGACGAGAGCCGCTTCATGGTGTTGCTGCGCACCCCGCTGGGATCGGGGATCGAGTACACCGACAGCCGGTTGCGCATGGTGGAGGAGATCCTGGCCGCGGAACCCACCGTACGCACCTACTTCTCCGCCATCGGACTGGGGGATCGCGGCCAGGTGAATCAGGCCCTGGCGTTCGTGCGCATGAAACCCACCGGCGAGCGTGACGAACGCCAGCAGGAGGTGGTCGCACGCATGAACGAGAAGATCGCCCGGATCCCCGGTGTACGCGGTTTTGCCGGTCCGGTCCCCTTCATCGGTGGACAGCGGGGCGAGCCCCTGCAGTTCGTGGTGCGCGGCCCCGACATCAACCAGGTGGCCGAGCACGCCCGGCGCATCCGTGACCGACTGACCGAGGAGCACCCGGAGGTGGGGCGCATGGACCTGGACCTGCAGCTCGATCTGCCCCAGCTGGTGCTCAACGTGGACCGTGAGCGCACCGCGAGCCTGGGGCTGTCCACCCGGGACGTGGCCATGGCCGCCAACGTCCTGGCCGGCGGGGTTGACGTGGCCAAGTACAACGACGAGCCCGGCGACGGCGAACGCTACGACGTGCGCCTCAAGGCCGCCGAGGGGCGCCTTGAACAACCGCTGGACATGCGCCGCATCTTCCTGCGCAACGAGACCAACGACATGGTGCGCCTGGACACGGTGGCCCGTTTCGACGAGGCGCTGGGGCCCGCGGTGATCAGCCGTTTCAACCTCCAGTACGCCGCCAACTTCTACGCCACCCCGGAAATACCCCTGGCCGATGCGGTGGACACGGTGGAACGCGTGGCCGGGGAGGAGCTTCCGCTCGGCTACACGGTCCGCATGCTGGGCGAGGCGGAGGAGTTCGAGAAGACCGCCGGCTACATCACCTTCGTGTTCGTGGTGGCAACGGTGCTGGTGTTCATGGTGCTGGCCAGTCAGTTCAATTCATTCATCCAGCCGCTGATCATCATGGTCGCCCAGCCGCTGGCCATCATCGGGGGGCTCGTCGCCCTGTGGGCCACGGGAAACACCCTCAACATCTATTCCATGATCGGCATGGTGCTGCTGGTAGGCCTGGTGGCCAAGAACTCCATCCTGCTGGTGGACCTCACCAACCAGTTGCGTGAACAGGGCAAGGGCGTGGACGAGGCCCTGCGCGAGGCGTGTCCCATCCGAATGCGCCCGGTGGTGATGACCTCGCTGACCCTGATCCTCGCCCTTTCGCCGGCGGCTACCGGTGCGGGGGCGGGCAGTGACACCGTGGGCCCGCTCGCGGTGGCGGTCATCGGCGGCATGATCAGCTCCACCCTGCTGGCCCTGGTGGTGGTGCCGGTGGTCTATTCCCTGATCGAGAACTGGCTGGAAAGGCGGCAATTCTCGACGGTGCAGGCGTGA
- a CDS encoding efflux RND transporter periplasmic adaptor subunit, protein MKSLSPLLIAPLLLIGLVACGPEPDNGAEQERPRGTTITAEAVTIDTVRITEETLGTVRTTAAPTVAAEVAARIVEIMVDEGDAVAAGELLARLDDGDFRLAAQRARAEISRLEALIENQQRQVTRNRQLLERNMVSESDLDNALAELRALEGQLASTRAELAQAERNIERTRVKAPVDGRVESREADVGGWAGQGTPLFRISTDRLLRAQLPFPEYVADRLRTGLTVELISPVARDQQVDGTITEIRPMLGSSTRSVMIIAEFDNPGGWRPGASVNGRVVLETREEALLVPDMSIVLRPAGSVVYVIENDTARQRVVRTGVRTNGMIEVLDGLEAGERVAVDGAGFLTDGAPVNVPEPD, encoded by the coding sequence CTGTGGCCCGGAACCGGACAACGGTGCGGAGCAGGAACGGCCGCGCGGCACCACCATCACCGCCGAAGCGGTGACCATCGACACGGTACGCATCACCGAGGAGACGCTCGGCACCGTACGTACCACCGCGGCACCCACCGTTGCCGCGGAGGTGGCCGCGCGCATCGTGGAGATCATGGTGGACGAGGGCGACGCGGTGGCAGCCGGCGAGCTCCTGGCACGGCTGGACGACGGTGACTTCCGCCTTGCGGCGCAACGGGCCCGTGCGGAGATCTCACGGCTCGAGGCGCTGATCGAGAACCAGCAGCGCCAGGTGACGCGCAACCGCCAGTTGCTGGAACGCAACATGGTCTCCGAGAGCGACCTGGACAACGCTCTCGCCGAACTGCGCGCCCTGGAGGGCCAACTGGCTTCCACCCGCGCCGAGCTGGCGCAGGCGGAGCGCAATATCGAGCGCACCCGCGTGAAGGCCCCGGTGGACGGCCGGGTGGAAAGCCGCGAGGCGGACGTGGGCGGCTGGGCGGGCCAGGGCACCCCCCTGTTCCGGATTTCCACCGACCGGCTGCTGCGCGCCCAGTTGCCCTTCCCGGAATACGTTGCCGACCGGCTGCGCACCGGACTGACCGTGGAACTGATCTCACCGGTGGCCCGCGACCAGCAGGTGGACGGCACCATCACGGAAATCCGCCCCATGCTGGGCAGCAGCACACGCTCCGTGATGATCATCGCCGAGTTTGACAACCCGGGCGGCTGGCGTCCCGGCGCCAGTGTCAACGGACGGGTGGTGCTGGAGACCCGCGAAGAGGCCCTGCTGGTGCCGGACATGAGCATCGTGCTGCGGCCCGCGGGCAGCGTGGTGTACGTGATCGAGAACGATACCGCCCGCCAGCGCGTGGTGCGCACCGGGGTGCGCACCAACGGCATGATCGAGGTGCTTGACGGGCTTGAAGCCGGTGAACGGGTGGCGGTTGACGGCGCCGGATTTCTCACCGACGGAGCGCCCGTGAACGTGCCGGAGCCCGACTGA